The Ciona intestinalis chromosome 11, KH, whole genome shotgun sequence genome has a segment encoding these proteins:
- the LOC100186739 gene encoding D-3-phosphoglycerate dehydrogenase, translating to MSVKITNVLLLDNVDPSAKKVLEENGIKATLSKEKFTPDALIKELQQYDGVVVRSATKITSEIIENCPKLSIIGRAGTGVDNVDVKFATKKGVIVMNTPGGNTLSAAEHTCTLVCCLARNVPAADASVKAGKWDRKAFMGHELFGKTLGIVGLGRIGREAATRMQSFGMTTIGFDPIVSKEEAAKSNIEWMTLDEMWPLCDYITVHTPLIPQTKGLLNDTSFAKCKKGVRVINCARGGIIDEEALLRALESGQCGGAGLDVYVEEPPTNIALVRHPKVISCPHLGASTTEAQTRCGREIAEQFVNVSKGTDFFGVLNAPALSQAASTDMKPWISVATNLGKVVQAFMKNTAVTTLYTQGANLSKSGKCLEAALCAGLLCSNSSSVNLINAASISSDLGVNVTVKQDEVKPGSKHSYCRLEAKCETMTLSLLGMVFEHTPLLVSINNQPLSPALQFNDNLLIYKGEPSSLPNTIGVLSQSGEVKSLSSTSVQGGSRWFAITTAQAVSKDAISKIYSENVASISF from the exons CAATATGATGGCGTTGTGGTTCGTTCTGCCACAAAGATCACGTCAGAAATCATCGAAAATTGTCCCAAACTTTCGATAATCGGACGAGCAGGCACGGGGGTCGATAACGTTGATGTTAAATTTGCTACTAAGAAAGGAGTTATTGTTATGaa CACTCCCGGTGGCAACACACTCAGCGCAGCGGAACACACGTGCACGTTGGTTTGTTGTCTCGCACGAAACGTACCAGCTGCTGATGCTTCGGTCAAAGCTGGGAAATGGGATCGAAAAGCT TTCATGGGTCACGAGTTGTTCGGGAAAACTCTCGGCATTGTTGGACTTGGTAGAATAGGAAGGGAAGCGGCTACGAGGATGCAAAGCTTTGGCATGACG ACGATAGGTTTTGATCCAATTGTTTCAAAAGAAGAAGCTGCCAAGTCTAATATTGAATGGATGACGTTGGATGAGATGTGGCCGTTATGTGATTACATCACCGTGCATACACCTCTTATACCACAAACTAAAG GTTTGTTGAACGACACATCGTTTGCAAAATGCAAGAAAGGTGTCCGTGTTATAAACTGTGCGCGGGGAGGAATTATTGATGAAGAAGCTCTCTTGAGGGCGCTAGAGAGTGGTCAGTGTGGGGGAGCAGGGTTGGATGTCTATGTTGAAGAACCTCCAACCAACATTGCTCTTGTGCGCCACCCCAAGGTTATTTCATGTCCCCACTTGGGAGCGAGCACAACTGAAGCTCAAACACGTTGTGGAAGAGAAATTGCCGAACAATTTGTCAACGTGTCAAAAGGAACCGATTTCTTTGGCGTT TTGAACGCACCTGCTCTCTCACAAGCTGCGTCCACGGATATGAAACCTTGGATCTCCGTGGCAACCAACCTCGGCAAAGTTGTTCAAGCTTTCATGAAGAATACAGCAGTGACAACTCTTTATACACAAG GTGCTAACCTTTCCAAAAGTGGTAAATGTTTGGAAGCTGCTTTATGCGCTGGTTTGTTGTGCTCTAACTCCTCTAGTGTCAATCTAATCAACGCAGCTTCAATATCGTCCGATCTTGGAGTGAAT GTAACTGTGAAGCAAGATGAAGTTAAACCTGGTTCCAAACATTCTTATTGTAGATTGGAAGCAAAATGTGAAACAATGACATTaag CCTCCTAGGCATGGTATTCGAACACACACCACTGCTGGTATCAATAAACAACCAGCCATTATCACCAGCTTTACAATTCAATGATAATTTGTTGATATATAAAGGCGAACCATCATCACTACCAAACACAATTG GCGTGCTCAGTCAATCTGGTGAAGTGAAGTCACTTTCAAGCACATCTGTACAGGGTGGATCTCGTTGGTTTGCCATTACAACAGCACAAGCTGTATCGAAAGACGCAATCAGCAAAATCTACTCTGAAAACGTTGCATCAATaagcttttaa